The Candidatus Krumholzibacteriota bacterium genome has a segment encoding these proteins:
- a CDS encoding ABC transporter permease produces MFSYTLKLFLRNFRRNIVINSLNLLGLAAAMAACMMIIIYLDHENSYDASMPNVDRVVRVNTDLKVGEGQEIRLATASWPVAAGLAEEIGAVESFVRLRLSTGERPVFVGEKIFLERDLAWADSTFFRVLGARLLLGDPATALAAPMMATIAESTARRFFGDADPIGREIRLSRNRSYTVTGVYADMAGPSHLPSFSLVCSIASLDIEGGEYWVGRSMYASYLLLLPGADAAAVQPLADAVFDAHAAELMKLLDAESSIHLQPVREIHFDTGFDFAGGFTPPVPRRKLLVFALLAVFIVVVAAVSFVNMATARSGDRARQVGISKAVGASRLQLAAQFVGEFIIIALVAAAVAFLLVEALLPFFADFTGRELTADFDARPWLPASFVGLALLVGVLAGLYPAAYLTSFLPRQVIHERLFASTRRSRLRPALITFQFAVTIGLILCTLTVANQVEYMNGRDPGFDREQLIALSVGPEMTRDDCETFRREAIRHPGIVAGTCSSHLPTTGHMEFTYEVPEPEAADMLMTRMFAVDGRFIETMGMELVAGRNFDENDRGRYLGPVILNETAVRELGYEDPVGRRLDADPSHGDENSHPVTIVGVVRDINFESLHHGIEPMALVPDEGRPAQIAFRLHPERVEDAIAHLRETWRERFPRAPFRYIFLDDNFARMYDAEIRLGGMFTFFTGLALVISVLGLVALVAYSAERRMREISIRKVMGASMRDLFSLLSGEYVRLVLVANVVAWPVAWWGMRRWAESFAYRAPFPWWLYPGAAAGALLVALATAGIYTLRAVHASPADTLRTE; encoded by the coding sequence ATGTTCTCGTACACGCTCAAGCTCTTCCTCAGGAATTTCCGCCGCAACATCGTGATCAACTCGCTGAACCTGCTGGGGCTGGCCGCCGCCATGGCTGCCTGCATGATGATCATCATCTATCTCGATCACGAGAACAGCTATGACGCCTCGATGCCGAACGTCGACCGCGTCGTCCGCGTCAACACCGACCTGAAGGTGGGGGAGGGGCAGGAGATCCGCCTGGCCACGGCCTCCTGGCCGGTGGCCGCCGGACTCGCCGAGGAGATCGGCGCGGTGGAGAGCTTCGTGCGCCTGCGTCTCTCGACCGGCGAGCGGCCCGTCTTCGTCGGCGAAAAGATCTTCCTCGAGAGGGATCTCGCGTGGGCCGACTCCACCTTCTTCCGCGTCCTCGGCGCACGACTCCTCCTCGGCGACCCTGCGACGGCTCTCGCCGCGCCGATGATGGCCACGATCGCCGAATCGACCGCGCGGCGCTTCTTCGGCGACGCCGATCCGATCGGCCGCGAGATCAGGCTGTCGCGAAACCGCTCGTACACGGTCACCGGCGTCTACGCCGACATGGCAGGGCCCTCGCATCTGCCCTCCTTCTCCCTCGTCTGCTCCATCGCGTCGCTCGATATCGAGGGGGGCGAGTACTGGGTGGGCCGGTCGATGTACGCCAGCTACCTGCTCCTCCTGCCGGGCGCCGATGCGGCGGCGGTCCAGCCTCTCGCAGACGCGGTCTTCGATGCGCACGCCGCGGAGCTGATGAAGCTGCTCGACGCGGAGAGCAGCATCCACCTGCAGCCCGTCCGCGAGATACACTTCGACACGGGCTTCGATTTCGCCGGCGGCTTCACACCGCCCGTGCCGCGGCGGAAGCTCCTCGTCTTCGCTCTCCTCGCCGTCTTCATCGTCGTCGTCGCGGCGGTGAGTTTCGTCAACATGGCGACGGCGCGAAGCGGCGACCGCGCCCGGCAGGTGGGGATCTCGAAGGCGGTCGGGGCGTCGCGGCTGCAGCTGGCCGCCCAGTTCGTCGGCGAGTTCATCATCATCGCCCTCGTCGCCGCGGCCGTCGCCTTTCTCCTGGTGGAGGCGCTGCTGCCTTTCTTCGCCGATTTCACCGGGCGCGAGCTCACCGCCGACTTCGACGCCAGACCGTGGCTGCCCGCCTCGTTCGTGGGGCTCGCCCTCCTCGTCGGCGTCCTGGCGGGCCTCTACCCGGCAGCCTATCTCACGTCCTTCCTGCCGCGGCAGGTGATCCACGAGCGGCTCTTCGCCTCGACGCGGCGTTCCCGGCTCCGGCCCGCGCTCATCACCTTCCAGTTCGCCGTGACGATCGGCCTCATCCTCTGCACGCTGACCGTGGCGAACCAGGTCGAGTACATGAACGGCCGCGATCCGGGATTCGACCGCGAGCAGCTGATCGCCCTGTCCGTCGGGCCGGAGATGACACGGGACGACTGCGAGACCTTCCGGCGGGAGGCCATCCGGCATCCCGGCATCGTCGCCGGCACCTGCTCGTCGCACCTGCCGACGACCGGGCACATGGAGTTCACCTACGAGGTGCCCGAGCCGGAGGCGGCCGACATGCTGATGACGCGGATGTTCGCCGTCGACGGCCGGTTCATCGAGACGATGGGGATGGAACTCGTCGCCGGGCGCAACTTCGACGAGAACGACCGGGGGAGATACCTGGGGCCGGTCATCCTCAACGAGACGGCAGTGCGCGAGCTGGGCTACGAGGATCCGGTCGGCAGGCGACTCGACGCCGATCCCTCGCACGGGGATGAAAACAGCCATCCGGTGACGATCGTCGGGGTCGTCAGGGACATCAACTTCGAGTCACTGCACCACGGGATCGAGCCGATGGCGCTCGTCCCGGACGAGGGGCGCCCCGCGCAGATCGCCTTCCGGCTGCACCCCGAGCGGGTGGAGGACGCGATCGCCCATCTGCGCGAAACGTGGCGGGAGCGGTTCCCCCGCGCGCCCTTCCGCTACATCTTCCTCGACGACAACTTCGCGCGCATGTACGACGCGGAGATCCGGCTCGGCGGGATGTTCACCTTCTTCACGGGGCTCGCCCTCGTCATCTCCGTTCTCGGGCTCGTCGCCCTCGTCGCCTACTCGGCGGAGCGCCGCATGCGCGAGATCAGCATCCGGAAGGTGATGGGGGCCTCGATGCGCGACCTCTTCTCGCTCCTCTCGGGCGAGTACGTGCGGCTCGTGCTCGTTGCCAACGTGGTCGCATGGCCGGTCGCGTGGTGGGGGATGCGGCGATGGGCCGAGTCCTTCGCCTACCGGGCGCCCTTCCCCTGGTGGCTCTACCCCGGCGCGGCTGCCGGCGCCCTCCTCGTCGCCCTCGCGACAGCGGGGATCTACACGCTGCGGGCCGTCCACGCCTCGCCGGCCGACACGCTCCGGACTGAATAG